The Rhodothermales bacterium genome contains the following window.
TCGAACCGGTACGCTTCGCCGTCGGCCGGCGGATGCGGCCGCCGCACGGAGTCGCCCGGCGCGAGGTAATACGAGGCGCAGATGCCACCCGGCGACGAAGCCGCCTCGAAGACCGGGTAGCCCGTCCGGATGCCGGCCGAGAGCCCGGTCATGCCGGCGCCGATGATGTAACGATCCGCCCTCATGAGGCCTCGGATGGAGATGAAAACCAGTCGGACACGTCGACGCCCGTGCAGCGGGTCAGCCGTGCCGCGTCCTCGCGATAGCCGTCGAGCAGCGCGGCGCGCGTGGCCGGCGCCATCGGGGGACGGACGAGCAGCGCGTCGTCCATCGCGGCGCCGAGCTTGCCGCGCATCCCGGCCGGCACGATCGCCCGCGCCACCCGGCGCAGCGGCGGGCTCGCGAGCAGCCGGTACAGGCCGCGCATCCGCGGGACGCCGGACCGGTTCGGCCGGCGGGAGAGATCCGGCGAAAAGCCGGCGTCGAGGCCGAGAAACGCCGCCACCGCGGAGACCGCACGTCCCGGATCCCGGCAAAAATCCTCGTACCGGATCAGCTTGATCCGATCCGGATCGAACCGATCCACATACCGCGCCAGCTGTTCCCCGTACAGCCCCATGGCCCGGTAATGCCAGAGGTGCTCCCAGCCGGCGGCGATGCGTTCCGCTTCCCGCGCCAGCCCCTCCTCGAACGTCGAGGCCGGCTCGCGCCCGTCGCGCACCAGGTGCAGATAACTCGCATAGGCACGCTCGGCCGGATTGCGGAGCAGAACCACCAGCCGCGCCTCGGGCAGCCGCTCCGCGATACGGGCGGCGGCATCCGGATGGTACAGGTAGAGCGGAGAGCACTCGCCGGCCCGCTGACCGGGCTTCGCGCCGGCGAACAGCTTCAGATACGCCTCCCAGCGCGTCACGGCGCGCCGGTTCACCGCCGCGTCGTCGCCGGGACCCGAAAACGACGGGGTGGTCCCTTCGAGCGCGAAGAAGTTCGTTTCCCTCAGCGGCGACGCGAAGAGGCCCGGGTGCTGGCTGAGATAGAGGTACAGCGCCGTCGTGCCGGCCTTGGCGGCGCCGAGGATCAGAAAATCGGGCAGGCGGGGCGTCGACGTGTCGGATGCCATCGTGGAAACGCGGCACAGATGTGGTGAAGGATACGGCCTCCGGCGTACATGCGAACGCCGGCTTCGTTCCGGATCCGGGCCGTTTCCAGAGGGACCCGCCGGCGGAACGAAAAAAGGTAGATCGCGGTCTAGGTGCTGTCTGAAAAGTCTTTCAGACAGCAACGTATCCTGAACGTGATTCAGGATACAACGCTGTTTCGGAGGTTTTTTGGATGCTCCGGGACGACCCGAACGGTTTTTTCGGACACGGCCCAGTCACTGTCTGACAACTCCCAGGCGCTGCCTGACACGACGCGTTCCCTTTCCCATACCGCGCTTCCCTGCCCGATTCACGCGCTGACCTGTGCACTTCATGGCGACCGGCCTCCTGCAAGCCCTTGCTCGTTTATTGCTGATCTTCCATTCACCCGGCCGCCGCATGCGCGGCAGGTACGCGCTGGCCGTATCGATCGCCCTGCTCGCTTTCGGGGCCATGCCGGCCCGCGGGCAGTTCGACCCCGGATGGATGAACCCCGGGCAGCCCTACGTCAAGCTCGGCGTCGTTGAGGACGGCATCTACCGGTTTTCGCTCGCCGACCTCGCCGGCGCCGGCGTCGCCACGGGCGGCATCGACACGGCCACGCTGACGCTCCTCGAAAACGGACGCGTCGTCCCCCTCCACGAAGAGGGCGGCGTCTTCTATTTTGCCGGCCGACGCAACCGCGGCGACGACGAGGCCTGGGCGTACGACGACGAAGCCGACACCCGCCGGAGCAGCAGCTTCCATAGCCTCTACTCGGACACCACGCAGTACTGGCTCACCTGGGGCGGCGGACCGGGCAGGCGTTATGCGTCGATTCCGCCGGACCGCTACGCCGGCGGTCCGGAAAACCCCGCGACACTCCGCGACACCCTGCATCTCGAACAGGATCTGGTGTATTATTACGGCGACTCCGACGACGCCGCACAGCCGGCCTATACGCGCGGCGAAGGCTACTACTGGCATACGCTCGCCCACACGGGCACCGAAACGGTTTCGCAGGCCTATTCCCTCTCGCTGGACGGCATGACCGCCGGCACGGACTCCGTCGTCGTCACGGTGCGCCTCAGCGGCAGTTCCCTCCCGCGGCACCGGGTGACCCTTACGCTGCGGACGAACGGCAACCCCGTGGGGTGCGCCACCTGCGAGGACGAGATCGACTGGAACGGCTACGCCTTCCAGACCCTCCGCGTGGCCGCCCCGCAGTCGGCGCTCGCCGGCGCGGTCAGCGTCCTTGTTTCGTCGCACAACGAGTTCAACAGCGTCCCGAACCGGGTGCTGGTCGACTGGGTCCGGGCCGCCTACACCCGCGCCCGCTCGGCGCGGCAAACGACATGGGTCTCGGCCGCGTCCGGGAGGTCGAATACCACGCTCGCGGCCGACGGCGCGGGGGCGCTGCTCGTGCTCCAGCCGGCCGGCGGCCACGCGTTTTCCCTGGCCGCATCCGGCGGCAGCTTCGCCTTCGCCGATTCGATCGACGCCCCCACGCGCTACTGGCTCGCGGCCGACGGCGCGGCCGCCGTGCCGGCTGCCATCGAGCCGGCCTCGCCTCCCGACTGGGCCGATCCGGCCAACGCCGCCGATTATATCCTGATCACGACGCCCTCGCTGGCCGCTTCCGCCGAGGCGCTCGCCGCCTACCGCCAGACGCAGGACGGGTTTACGACGCGGGTCATCCTCCAGGCGGACCTCTTCGACCAGTTCGATTACGGCCGGCCGACGCCCATCGCGATCCGGCGCTTTCTCCAGGCCACCAGGGCCTGGGCGACGCCGCCGCGCTTCGTCGTCTTCTGGGGTGACGCCCTGCGGCCCGAGGATGGCCGCGCCCGCCGGCCCCTGCAGCCCTGGGAGGTCATCCCGTTCGGCTACTCGCCGTCCGACGGCTGGTTCGCCATGACCGGCGAAGGGCGTTCCGAGACGCTGGCCGTGGGCCGGCTCCCGATCCGTGACAACGCGACCGGCGCCTTCTTCGTCCAGAAGCTGGCGCGGTACGAGTCCGCGCCGGCGGGCATCTGGCAGAAACGCCTCATGCTGCTCGTCGGCGGGCAGAACGAATCCGAGCAGAACCTCCTCCAGAACCGCGCGCTGCGCTGGGGCGACATCGCCGCCGGCAACCCCACCGCCATGGACACGCTGCGGTTTTTCAAAAACGCGTCCACCCCGCTCGACCCGTCGTTTCAGGACTCGCTGAGCCTCGCGTTCAAGAGCGGCGCCGCCTGGCTGAGCTACTTCGGGCACTCGGCGGCGGATACGTGGGAAATCGTAACCGACGACCCCGAGACGTTCGACAACGCCGACCGGCTGCCGATCGTGCTCTCGATGGGATGCAACACCGGCAACTTCGCCGGCGGACGCTTCGAAGTGACCGACCGCCTCGTCTTCGGCGAACGCATCGTGCTCTCGTCGATGAACGGCGCCATCGCCCACTGGGGCTCGTCCAGCGCCTCCACCATCTCCCTGCCGGCGCTGCTGACGAACCATGTCCACGAGGCCGTTTTTCAGGATACCGTCCGGGTGCTCGGCACTGCCCTTCAGGAGGCAAAACGCCGGTTCGACGTCGGCTCGCCCGGCACGAACGCCGTCCTCGACGTGCTGCTGCAATACGGCCTCATCGGCGACCCGGCGACGCACATCCGCATCGCCAGCCAGCCCGATTTCGTCGTCACGCCCGACGCCATCAGCATCGACCCGATCAGCCCGGTGCCGGCGGACTCGGCGCTCGACGTCACCGTCAATGTCTTCAACATCGGCCTCGTGCCGGCCGACTCCGTCGACCTGCTGCTGTCCCAGATCCGGCCGGACGGCGCGCAGGTGGATGTGCGCCGGCGCGTCCCTCCCATCGCCCTCCACGACGTGCTCGACTTCCGCATCCCCATCGACACCGCCTCCGTCGGGACGCACCGTTTTTCCGTCACCGCCGACCCCGACAACCGGTACCTGGAGGACGACGAAGCCAACAACCGCGCGGAGAAAACCCACACCGTCTTTTCCACGGGGTTGACGCTGCTCGATCCCTTCGCCTACGGCGTGGTGCGCGAACGGCAGCCCCGGCTGCGGGTGGCGCTCTCGCGCACCGGCCGCGAGGAGCAGACGATCCGCATCGAACTCGACACCTCGCCCCTGTTCGACTCGCCGGCCCTGCAATCCACCTCCGTCGCCACGACCGGGATCGTCGCCGACTGGACGCCGGCCACCCCGCTCGACGACGGCGGGACCTACTACTGGCGCGCCTCGCTGGCCTCCGACGCGACGGCGGCCTGGCGGATGGCCGCCTTCACGGTCGATACGGCGGCGCCCGGATACGCCTGGAGCCAGGCCGGCGCGCTCTTCGCCGACGCCGAGACCGACCCCTTCCTGGTCTGGGACACCGACGCCGGCGCCTGGTCGATCAGCGCGTTCGACGTGTCCGTCAGCGCATCCTCGGAGCGCGGCAACGGGATCGAGAAAGGGCAATACGTGGTCAACGGCGAGCGCTACGAGGCCGTCACCCTCGGGTTCGGGATGCTGGTGCTCGACGGCGCCACCGGCGCCCTCAAATACCATAACTCGTTCCCCACCTACCGGATGAGCCAGGAGCTGGAGGACCGGTTCGACACCGATTCCACGCGCGCGGTGCAGCGGCTCGGCGCCGCCATCGCCGATCTGGACGCCGGCGACTATGTCTTCTTCCGCACCCGCCACCTCGGCAACCTCAGCGGCCCCACCCTCCAGCCCGAGGTGAAGGCGCTGTTCGCCGCGCTGGGGAGCGCCGCGATCGACACGCTGAGCTACAACGACCTGTGGATCGCGTTCGCCCGCGCCGGCTTCCCGGAGGAGACCGTCGAATGGGTCGAACCCGCCGGCGCCGGCTTCGCCAACGAAATCGTGGAGGACACGACGCTGACGTTCCTGCAGCCCGAAGGCGTGGCGATATCCCCGCGCATCGGGCCGGCCTCCCGCTGGGAAACACTCGAAATCGACGCCGACGTGCTCGACCCGTCGGGCAGTGTCCGCGTGGACGTGCTCGCCGAGGACGAGACCGTGCTCGTCGCCGACGTGCCGGCCGGGGCGCCCTACGCCCTCGGCGCGGTCGACGCGCGGACGCATCCCTACCTCCGCCTCCGCGCCACCCTGGCCGACTCGACGCGCCGCGCGACGCCGCAGCTCACGCAGTGGCGCCTCTTCCATACCCCCGCCCCGGAACTGGCCGTCGCGCCATCCGGACCGGTCCTCTCCGCCGACACCCTCGCGCAGGCCGAACAGTTGACGGTCACGGTGCCGGTCGTCAACCTCGGTCCGGTGCCGACCTCCCGGGCGTGGATTACCTACACCCTGACGGACAACGCCAACCGCGAGACGGTCGCCGGCGTCGACACCCTGCGCGTCCTCGAGCCGGACCAGCCCCTGATCGCGCAGTTCGCGCTGGAAACCGAGCGGCTATCGGGCGTGAACCGGCTGGCGATACGCCTCGAACAGGACTTCACGGAGCCGATCCTGCTCAACAACCTCCTGAACGCCACCTTCGTCGTCCGCGGCGACAACGCCCCGCCCACGTTCGAGGTGCTCGTGGACGATGAGGCGCTGCCCAACGACCCCGAGCCGGTGCGCAACCTCCAGGACCCCGCGCTCCCCTTCGTTTCCAGCCAGCCGACGATCCAGGTCACCCTGCGCGACGAAAACCCGTTCCAGCCGCTCGACGACACCAGCTACGTCCGGCTCCAGTTCGACGGCCGGACCGTGCCTTTCTCGAGCCCCAACGTCGACTTCCAGCCGGCCACCGCCGAGGCCGGCGAGGCCCGCGTCTTCTTCACGCCCGACCTCTCCGCGGCCGACACCACGCACACCCTCGTCGTTCGGGTGTTCGATGCCTCGGGCAATGAGGCGGAAGACAGTCCCTACCAGGTGCACTTCCGCGTCCAGGCCGCCGTCGAGGTCGAAAGCCTCTACCCCTACCCCAATCCCATGAACACGGCCACCACGTTCGCCTTCCGCCTCCGCGGCGCGGACGCCGCGCTTGCCGAGCAGTTCAGGATCCGGATCTATACCTTGACGGGCCGGCTCATCCAGGAATTCGACCTCATCGACGACCCGTCCGGCCTCGAGGACGGCGCCCTCCGCATCGGCTGGAACAAGCTCCACTGGGATGGCCGGGATGCCGACGGCGACCTGATCGCGACGGGCGTCTACCTGTACAAGGTCTTCGCCCGGGCCGAAGGCCGCGCCCTTGAGGTCAACAACAAAACCGGCATCGAAAAACTGGTGGTGATCCGGTAGGGGTTTAAGGTTTAAGGTTCATGGTTCAATGTGGCTCGCGGCACCCAGGTGGTGACGACAGGCCGCAGCTCATTTTTTGAATGTGCGATTTGCGATTCGCGATTCGCCTTTTGCCGTTTGCCTCTTGCGATTCTCCCTCCTCGTCGCCTCCCGGGACCGGCCGGCTGAACTGAGCCGGTGCGTCGCCAGCGCCGCGCGCCAGCAGGGCGTCGAGGCGGAGATCGTCGTGCTGGACGATGCCTCCGCGACGCCGGTGGCGCGCGACCGGCTCGACGCCGGCCGCTTTCCGCTGCGGCTCATCCGCTCCGAGACCCGGCTCGGCGTCGGCGCGGGCCGCAACCGGCTGATGGAGGAGGCGGCCGGCGACGTCTTCGTCGTGCTCGACGACGACGCGTTTTTCATCGATGACGGGGCGCTCCGGCGCCTCGCCGCCGCGCTGGAGTTCTTTCCGGAGGCCGGCCTCTTCGCGCTCAAGATCCGCGACTTCCGGCACGGCCGCGAACGATGGCTGACCCCGCATCCGCGCCGGCGGCAGACGAGCGATCTGCTCGCCCAGTCCCATCGGGTATCCTATTTCCTCGGCGGAGCGCACGCGCTGCGGCGCGAGGTGCTCGAGCGTTGCGGTCCGTATCCGACCTCCTACGTCTACGGCAACGAGGAACTCGACCTGTCCTTCCGCGCCATCCAACACGGCTTCGAGATCGTGTTTCTGGCGGATGTCGAGGTGCACCACCGTCCGCCGCCGGACGAGCCTCCGGGGGCCGGCGAATACGGCGAGCGGCTCTATCACCACACCCGGAGCCGGCTGCTGCTGGCGCACGCGCATCTGCCCGCGCACCGCGCCACCGTCTACAGCCTGGGCTGGATGGCCGTCTACGGCGTCCGCGCCCTCCGGCACGGCGCGGCGGGGGCCTTCGCCTCGGCGGTTCGGGATGCCTGGCGGATGGGGCGGCACGTCCCGCGCGAGCCCATCGGACGCGCCGCCATCGCTTACCTTCGCGCGCATTTTGGCCGATTATGGATCTGATCATCCCACCGCAAACGCCAGCTGCAAGCGCTTCCGCACCCGGTCCGCGCGGCTACGAATGTGGAATGCGCCGCGCGATGAACCCATGTAGCGACGACCGGGTTTACCTCCCCACATGCGCCCGGACCAGGCGCCGACTGAAAAATCTTGCAGGCCGCATCGTATCCTGACCGAAATGCAGGATGCTACGCCGTTTTGGAGGTGCGCCGAGCACTCCGGGACAACCCGGACGATTTTTCGGACGCGGCCTGCTTCGCCGCTTGCGGCAAGCGCCACCCGTCATCTTTTTTTACGATTACTAACTGACCTTGCGTACGCTTCGATCATCCGATGCCGGATGAGGGGATGCAGAATCCACGATCAAAAACATGATTTTTGGAGAGAAATCCTGCATCTTGCATCCCTGCATCGCTTCGATGTCGTGCGTAACGTCACTCAATAAAACGTCCTCATGATATATGCAGTGATTATGGCCGGCGGCATCGGCAGCCGCTTCTGGCCCAAAAGCCGTCAGGATCGACCCAAGCAATTCCTCAACGTCTTCGGGCAGGCGACACTCATCCAGAACACCGTGTCCCGGCTCCAGGGGCTCATCCCGCCCGAGCGCTGCCTGATCGTCACACACGAACGCTACGTGCAGCAAACCCACGAGCAGCTGCCGGCCGTCCCGGTCGAGAACATCCTCGCCGAGCCCATGAGCCGCAATACGGCGCCGTGTATCGCCTATGCGGCGACGCAGCTCCTGGCGCGGGACCCCGACGCGACGATGGTCGTCCTGCCGGCGGACCATCTCATCCAGAACGTCAAACAGTTTCACAAGGTGCTGGATGTCGCCATCAAACAGGCCCAGGTGCCCGGCGCCCTCGTGACGATCGGCATCACCCCGACCCATCCCGAGACGGGATACGGCTACATCCAGTTCGACGGCACGATCAACATGAACGAGGAGCCGCGCCCTTATGCGGTCAAGACGTTCGCCGAAAAGCCCGACCAGCCGACCGCCGAGAGCTTTATCGATTCCGGCGATTTCCTCTGGAACAGCGGCATGTTCATCTGGCGCGCCGACACCATCATGGCGCAATTCAAGGAACATCTCACCGACACGTACGACGCGTTCAAGCCCTACGTGGAGGCCATCGGCACCAGCCGGGAGCGCGAGGTCATCACCGAGGTCTTCCAGAAATGCCCCAAGATTTCCATCGACTACGGCGTGATGGAACGTGCCCATAGCGTGTTCGTCGTGCCCGGGTCCTTTGGCTGGAACGACGTGGGCGACTGGCGCGCCGTGTACGCGTTGAGCGACAAAAACGAACACGGCAACGCGATCCAGGGCAATGTGATCGTACACGATTCGAGCCGCTGCCTCATCCAGGGCGGCGACCGGCTGGTCGTTCTGGTCGGGATCCACGATGTCGTCGTCGTCGACACCGAGGACGCCGTGCTGGTCTGCAACCAGGAGAGCGCCCAGCAGGTGAAGAACGTAGTGGATTACCTGCACGTCCACCAGCTGGACAAATACATGTAGGCCGGCGGGCATCTCGCGGCATACAGCCGTTTTATGTCATCCCGGTGCGTGGCCCGAACGCCACCGCCGGGATGACATTTTTTTTGGATGGAGGGTATGCGGGCGCGCGCCGCGGTGTCTAGGTAGACAGAGCCCAGACCATCGCCGCCCATGCCCCCGCCCGACGACACCTCCTCCGAACCCGCCCTCGACTACCACGCCCCCATCCACCGGTGGGCGGAATCCGACCGGCCGCGCGAGAAGCTGCGCAAGCACGGACCGTCCGTCCTCTCCGACGCCGAGTTGATCGCGCTCCTGCTCGGCACCGGCACGCGGACGCGCGGCGCGCCGATTTCCGCCGTGCAGCTCGGCCAGGCGCTGGTGCGGACGTTTGGATCGCTCCACGCGCTGTCCCGGCGCGACCACAACGCCCTCACGCGCCTCTCGGGGGTGGGCGCCGCGAAGGCGGCGCAGCTGGTGGCGGCGTTCGAGCTCGGCCGGCGGGTGGAGTCCCAGCAGGCCGGCCCCCGCATCCAGGTGCGCGCGCCGGAGGATGTCGCCGGCGTCTACGGCCCGCTCATGCGGGATCTCCAGCGGGAGATCTTCAAGATCGTCCTGCTCAATACCGCCAACGTCATCGTGGGCGACTTCACCATCAGCGAGGGCGGCCTCGCTGCCAGCATCGTCGAACCCCGCGCCGTATTCCAGAAAGCGATCCTGGAAAACGCCGCCGGCATCATCTGTCTCCACAACCATCCCTCCGGCAACCCCGAGCCCAGCCGCGAGGACATCCGCATCACGCGGCAGCTCGTCGAAGCCGGCAAGCTGATGGGCATCCCGATCCACGACCACCTCATCATCGCCGGCAAGAGCTATACCTCGTTCGCCGAGCGGGGGCTGCTGAGTGGGTGAGGGCAGAAACCACACTCCGCTCTATCGGTAGTATGCGCTCGTTTCGACTGCATATTCCGTATTCCGCAGGCACCCATGTCCGATCTGTTCGAAAAACTCGTCTCTCTCTGCAAACGACGGGGCTTCATCTTCCCCTCTTCTGAAATCTACGGCGGCCTGAGCGCTACCTACGACTACGGCCCGCTCGGCGTAGAACTCAAGCGGAACGTGCGCGATTCGTGGTGGCAGGCGATGGTCTACCGGCACGATAACATCGCCGGCCTCGACGCGGCCATCCTCATGCACCCGACCACCTGGAAAGCCTCCGGCCACGTCGATGCCTTCAACGACCCGCTGATCGACGACAAGGCGTCGAAGATGCGCTACCGCGCCGACCAGCTCATCGAGGGGCATATCGCGAAGCTTCGCAACAAGGGAAAGGACGCCGAGGCGGATCGGGTTTACCAGCTGCTCGTCGATGCCCTTAACGCCGAGGACATGCCGAAGGCGCTCTACGACATCATCATGGGCGAGGAGATCAAGGGCCCCGACTCGGGCGCGTTCGACTGGACGGAGGTCCGCCAGTTCAACCTCATGTTCTCCACGCACATCGGCCCCGTGGCCGACGCCGATAGCAAGATCTACCTGCGCCCCGAAACCGCCCAGGGCATCTTCGTCAACTTCCACAACGTCCGCGAAACCTCGCGTCTGGCCGTGCCCTTCGGCATCGCCCAGATCGGCAAGGCCTTCCGCAACGAGATCGTCGCCCGCCAGTTCATCTTCCGCATGCGCGAGTTCGAGCAGATGGAGATGCAGTATTTCGTGAAGCCCGGCACCCAGATGGAAGCCTTCGAGGCGTGGAAAGAGAAGCGGCTCCAGTGGCATCTGGCCAACGGCATCCCGGCCAGCAAACTCCAGTACCACGTCCACGAAAAGCTGGCCCACTACGCCGACGCCGCGGTCGACATCCAGTACGAATTTCCGTTCGGCTGGCAGGAAATCGAGGGCATCCACTCGCGCACCGACTTCGACCTGAGCCGGCACCAGGAGTACTCCGGCAAGAAGATGGAGTACTTCGACACGCAGACGCAGGAGCGCTACATCCCCTACGTCGTCGAGACCTCCGCCGGCATGGACCGCACGATCCTGATGCTCCTCAGCGAGGCCTATCGCGAGGAGGCCGTCAACGGCGAGGAGGAACGCGTCGTCCTCAAATTCCACCCGAAGATCGCCCCGATCAAGGTCGCCATCTTCCCGCTCGTCAAGAAGGACGGCATGCCGGAAGTCGCCGAGGCCATCGATCAGGACCTCCGCCAGCACTTCAATACCTTCTACGACGAGAAGGGCGCCGTCGGCCGGCGTTACCGCCGCATGGACGAGATCGGCACCCCCTACTGCGTCACCGTCGACGGCCAAACGATCGAGGACGGCACCGTGACGGTCCGCGAGCGCGACTCGATGCAGCAGGTGCGCATCCCGAAGGAAAACGTCAGCACCTATGTGTTTGACGGGATGAGGAAATGGGGAGCGTGAGGGGGATTTTTGAGGCTAGATGTAGGATGCTAGATGCAGGATGCAGGATGCGGGATGGAGGGCAACTGCCATCCCGCATCCCGAACCCCGCATCCCGAACCTACTTCATCAGCGCCAGCGTACGCGTCTGCGACCCGGCGGCCGTCTTGAGCCGGTAGATGTACATCCCGCTCGGCAGCGCGCCGGCGTCGAAGGATACTTCGTGCCGGCCGGCCGGCAGCGTCTCGTCGACCAGCGTCCGCACTTCACGTCCCAGCATGTCGAACACGGTCAGACTGACCGGACCGGTTTGCGCCAGGTTGAATGGGATGCTCGTCGAGGGATTAAACGGATTCGGGTAATTCTGCTCCAGCGAAAAATCGCCCGGCAAGACGCCCTCGTCTTCCGAGGCGACGTTGCTATACGGTGCGATGAAGTGATAGTCCACCGGCACGAAGTACTCGGTCAGCACCGCAGACTGGTCGGCGGTCAGTATCTGGAACCGGACATGGTCCACGTCGGCCGCCGCCCCTGAGATCGTAAAAAATCCGCTGGCGGCTCCTTCACCCGTATACAGCCCCGACCCATGCGCGCCATAGCCGGGGGTCAGGCCGTCTGCGGTAAACGGCCGGCCGAAAATACGGGCCCCGCCGGCCTGTGCGATTGCGTAGTCGAATGTGAACGGCGTCTCCTCATCGAGCGTGAAGTACCCCGGTGAGGCATAGGCAAAATCGATGTTGGCGACGCGGTTGTCCGCGAACAGCACGTCAACCGGCACCACCAATTCCAGCAGAACCTGGGTCTGATCGTCCGTCAGCATCTGGAAGCGGATGCCGTCCACATGCACGGCGCCGGTATTGATCGTGAAGGTGCCGCTGCCCGACCCGGTGCCGACCGGATAGGTGGGCGAGCCGCTGGCTCCGTAGCCCGGGGTGAGCCCTCCCTCGGTAAACGGCCGGGCAAAGATGCGCACGCCGCCGGCCTCGCTGGTGGCATAATCGAACGATACCTCGACCCGGTCCGTGGCGCTGCCGAGCGGCAACGCGGCCGGCGCATCCGGCGTCACGACGATGTTGCGGATCGCGTGATCCGAAAAGACATAGTCCACGTCCAGAAAGAATTCCAGCAGCACCACGGTCTGGTCCGCGTTCGTCATGCGGAAGCGGATCTGGTCGACGGTCACATCCCCCTCGGTAATCGAGAAAAAGCCCGTGCCCGCCCCCGTGCCGGCCGGATAAATGCCGGACCCGTGCGCGGAGTAAGCCGGCGACAGATCGCCGCCGGTCATGGGACGCAAAAAGATGCGGACCCCGCCGACTTCCGACGTGGCGT
Protein-coding sequences here:
- a CDS encoding glycine--tRNA ligase codes for the protein MSDLFEKLVSLCKRRGFIFPSSEIYGGLSATYDYGPLGVELKRNVRDSWWQAMVYRHDNIAGLDAAILMHPTTWKASGHVDAFNDPLIDDKASKMRYRADQLIEGHIAKLRNKGKDAEADRVYQLLVDALNAEDMPKALYDIIMGEEIKGPDSGAFDWTEVRQFNLMFSTHIGPVADADSKIYLRPETAQGIFVNFHNVRETSRLAVPFGIAQIGKAFRNEIVARQFIFRMREFEQMEMQYFVKPGTQMEAFEAWKEKRLQWHLANGIPASKLQYHVHEKLAHYADAAVDIQYEFPFGWQEIEGIHSRTDFDLSRHQEYSGKKMEYFDTQTQERYIPYVVETSAGMDRTILMLLSEAYREEAVNGEEERVVLKFHPKIAPIKVAIFPLVKKDGMPEVAEAIDQDLRQHFNTFYDEKGAVGRRYRRMDEIGTPYCVTVDGQTIEDGTVTVRERDSMQQVRIPKENVSTYVFDGMRKWGA
- a CDS encoding T9SS type A sorting domain-containing protein; translated protein: MRTFLYNALLFTAAGLLAVSPALADSISGIRIAQPSPSYLTHNQNVEISFAYATGRAGGVRIFARPFTEGALTPGYTASGSPLYPTGSGAGNGTFTITGGDVTVDQIRFQMLNDDQTEIIMEFFVDVQIHFGEHGISNIALDPSGFASLVHGEDVSATFDYATSEVGGVRIFLRPMTGGDLSPAYSAHGSGIYPAGTGAGTGFFSITEGDVTVDQIRFRMTNADQTVVLLEFFLDVDYVFSDHAIRNIVVTPDAPAALPLGSATDRVEVSFDYATSEAGGVRIFARPFTEGGLTPGYGASGSPTYPVGTGSGSGTFTINTGAVHVDGIRFQMLTDDQTQVLLELVVPVDVLFADNRVANIDFAYASPGYFTLDEETPFTFDYAIAQAGGARIFGRPFTADGLTPGYGAHGSGLYTGEGAASGFFTISGAAADVDHVRFQILTADQSAVLTEYFVPVDYHFIAPYSNVASEDEGVLPGDFSLEQNYPNPFNPSTSIPFNLAQTGPVSLTVFDMLGREVRTLVDETLPAGRHEVSFDAGALPSGMYIYRLKTAAGSQTRTLALMK